From a region of the Polypterus senegalus isolate Bchr_013 unplaced genomic scaffold, ASM1683550v1 scaffold_3821, whole genome shotgun sequence genome:
- the mapk7 gene encoding mitogen-activated protein kinase 7 isoform X1 — protein MMAEPPKKEIASQRGGGGGEEEGAAPTVVAATTTTVAKNLAFLKAHSLDIKFEVGDEYDIIETIGTGAYGVVSSARRRATGQQVAIKKIPNAFDVVTNAKRTLRELKILKHFKHDNIIAIKDILKPNVPYSEFKSVYVVLDLMESDLHQIIHSSQPLTLEHVRYFLYQLLRGLKYIHSANVIHRDLKPSNLLINENCELKIGDFGMARGLCTHPDEYKYFMTEYVATRWYRAPELMLSLHKYTQAIDMWSVGCIFAEMLGRKQLFPGKNYIHQLQLIMTVLGTPSNEVILSIGADRVRAYIQSLPSRQPIPWSALYQGADQLALDLLSKMLRFDPRERIAVVDALRHRFLAKYHDPDDEPTCVPAFDFDFDKQALTKDQIKAAILEEISDFHRKREGIRRQISFKPILRPAPSNGTPEDVDPLVAVTCSSDVDMPSANSENGQPETIDLTSPINEQEEAVVGPAGMSNLPVLPVVPTAGAQPEAAEPLRSKPIKTESEPVPKKEGAISNETKLALKEALMKSARRQKIKDSASTGGPVDGGPSLPGGLGMGGCGLVGSGVIAAGTCDSRKPVTAQERQREREEKRKKRQERARERERRQKERERKEGKQGESLGGVLLSENDKNLLERWRKMMDNKAQRAKEEGIAKDAKKAAPNVHAPQPSMSASQEFLHLQGTLTNGIQLTKPTNVNFLTLQEKLAAPGNNSLSLAPVVSEVPVVRPLGVVSTALLPPAKEPQNVLHYFPQQPAAVFSASTSQQVAPESQTQSASKAAATNFPNSTIFSAGFGLQTIQSWTNTTGHSQNMIVPPPVPAQPPVDSFGMSLVSQGAPRPVPQLGQVGLTQFIGKATGPLPREGLRTDTGTAASNSFLSHPSKVPANASCLQQRVFAPALLPPVQPVGIQPTGMKSAAGCHPPQPPSQMQLSSPDTSNSNSPDIHTVTLQLSKSQVEDPLPPVFSITPKGSGAGYGVGFDLEEFLNQSFEMVSENRDSHSDSAPLSASLLADWLEVHRMNPDDMESLQQELQLGSPMILSDIPDLQDA, from the exons ATGATGGCAGAGCCCCCAAAAAAGGAAATTGCTTCACAgcgtggaggaggaggaggagaagaagaaggcgcTGCTCCTACTGTGGTTGCAGCGACCACAACCACGGTAGCCAAGAATCTGGCATTCCTCAAGGCCCATTCCCTGGATATCAAGTTTGAAGTGGGCGATGAGTATGATATCATAGAGACCATCGGAACAGGAGCCTATGGGGTGGTCTCCTCAGCAAGAAGGCGGGCGACAG GCCAGCAGGTGGCCATCAAGAAGATCCCCAATGCATTTGATGTGGTGACCAATGCCAAGCGGACATTGCGTGAGCTGAAGATCCTCAAGCACTTCAAACACGACAACATCATTGCAATTAAGGATATTCTGAAGCCAAATGTGCCTTATTCTGAATTCAagtctgt ATATGTGGTCCTGGACCTCATGGAGAGTGACCTCCACCAAATCATTCATTCCAGCCAGCCACTAACTCTGGAACACGTTCGCTATTTCCTGTACCAGCTGTTACGGGGGCTCAAGTATATTCACTCGGCCAATGTAATCCACCGGGACCTGAAACCATCCAATTTATTAATCAATGAAAACTGTGAGCTGAAGATTGGGGACTTTGGCATGGCACGTGGTCTCTGCACCCATCCAGACGAGTATAAATATTTCATGACGGAATACGTGGCAACACGCTGGTACAGGGCACCTGAGCTCATGTTGTCACTGCACAAGTATACACAGGCTATTGACATGTGGTCCGTTGGCTGCATCTTTGCAGAGATGCTGGGTAGGAAGCAGCTGTTTCCTGGAAAGAACTATATCCACCAGCTTCAGCTGATCATGACTGTCCTTGGCACCCCATCCAACGAGGTGATTTTGTCCATTGGAGCGGACCGGGTACGTGCCTACATACAGAGCCTGCCATCTCGGCAGCCGATACCGTGGAGCGCTCTCTATCAGGGCGCTGATCAGTTAGCACTGGATTTGCTGTCTAAGATGCTGCGCTTTGACCCTAGGGAGCGTATAGCTGTGGTGGATGCTTTACGTCACCGCTTTCTGGCAAAATACCATGACCCTGATGATGAGCCCACCTGTGTGCCTGCGTTTGATTTCGACTTTGATAAGCAGGCACTCACTAAAGATCAGATCAAAGCTGCTAtcctggaggagatcagtgactTCCACCGGAAGCGGGAAGGAATCCGGCGGCAGATCAGCTTTAAGCCGATCCTCAGGCCAGCGCCTTCCAATGGGACTCCGGAAGATGTGGACCCTCTGGTGGCTGTCACATGCTCCAGTGACGTGGATATGCCTAGTGCCAACTCCGAAAATGGACAACCGGAGACTATTGATTTAACCTCCCCCATTAATGAGCAGGAGGAGGCAGTGGTGGGCCCTGCTGGCATGTCCAACCTCCCTGTTTTGCCCGTTGTGCCAACTGCTGGAGCTCAGCCGGAAGCAGCCGAACCTCTGAGAAGCAAGCCCATTAAGACAGAGTCTGAACCGGTCCCCAAAAAAGAGGGTGCCATTTCAAATGAAACCAAGCTTGCTCTTAAGGAGGCCCTGATGAAATCGGCTCGGAGACAGAAGATCAAAG ATTCAGCTTCCACTGGGGGCCCCGTAGATGGTGGGCCTAGTCTTCCTGGTGGTCTTGGAATGGGAGGCTGTGGACTGGTGGGAAGTGGAGTGATTGCAGCAGGGACGTGTGATTCCCGGAAGCCTGTAACTGCTCAGGAACGGCAGCGAGAGAGGGAAGAGAAGCGCAAGAAGCGGCAGGAGAGGGCAAGGGAACGTGAACGGCGACAAAAGGAGCGGGAGCGTAAAGAGGGCAAACAGGGGGAATCTCTTGGTGGGGTTCTACTCAGCGAGAATGACAAAAATCTGCTGGAGAGGTGGCGCAAGATGATGGACAACAAAGCGCAGAGAGCAAAGGAAGAAGGTATAGCCAAGGATGCCAAAAAAGCTGCACCCAATGTACATGCCCCACAACCCTCCATGTCAGCCAGTCAGGAGTTCCTCCATCTACAAGGCACCTTAACAAATGgaatccagttaaccaaaccaaCAAATGTCAATTTTCTTACCCTACAGGAAAAATTAGCTGCTCCAGGTAACAACAGTCTGAGCCTGGCACCAGTCGTTTCGGAGGTGCCTGTTGTTCGCCCACTCGGTGTAGTTTCAACAGCATTGCTACCGCCTGCCAAAGAGCCCCAGAATGTATTACACTACTTCCCCCAACAGCCAGCTGCAGTTTTTAGTGCCTCCACTAGCCAGCAGGTGGCGCCAGAAAGTCAAACACAGAGTGCCAGTAAAGCTGCTGCCACAAACTTTCCAAATAGTACCATATTCTCTGCTGGCTTTGGCCTCCAGACCATCCAGTCTTGGACTAATACCACTGGACACTCACAAAACATGATTGTGCCACCTCCTGTACCAGCACAACCCCCAGTTGACTCGTTTGGAATGTCCCTTGTGTCTCAGGGGGCTCCTAGGCCAGTGCCCCAGCTTGGACAGGTGGGTTTGACACAGTTTATTGGAAAAGCCACAGGCCCACTACCCAGGGAAGGCCTGAGAACAGACACTGGCACGGCTGCCTCTAACAGCTTCTTAAGCCACCCCTCCAAAGTGCCTGCTAATGCATCCTGTTTGCAACAGAGAGTCTTTGCTCCAGCTCTCCTGCCTCCCGTGCAGCCCGTTGGTATTCAGCCCACGGGGATGAAGTCTGCAGCGGGATGTCACCCACCCCAGCCTCCATCGCAAATGCAGCTTTCTTCGCCAGACacgtcaaactccaactcccctgATATTCACACCGTCACGCTACAGCTCTCCAAGTCACAG GTTGAGGATCCCTTGCCCCCTGTTTTCTCGATCACTCCCAAGGGCAGTGGGGCAGGCTACGGTGTGGGCTTTGATCTGGAGGAATTTCTCAATCAGTCCTTTGAAATGGTGTCAGAAAACCGAGACAG
- the mapk7 gene encoding mitogen-activated protein kinase 7 isoform X2: MESDLHQIIHSSQPLTLEHVRYFLYQLLRGLKYIHSANVIHRDLKPSNLLINENCELKIGDFGMARGLCTHPDEYKYFMTEYVATRWYRAPELMLSLHKYTQAIDMWSVGCIFAEMLGRKQLFPGKNYIHQLQLIMTVLGTPSNEVILSIGADRVRAYIQSLPSRQPIPWSALYQGADQLALDLLSKMLRFDPRERIAVVDALRHRFLAKYHDPDDEPTCVPAFDFDFDKQALTKDQIKAAILEEISDFHRKREGIRRQISFKPILRPAPSNGTPEDVDPLVAVTCSSDVDMPSANSENGQPETIDLTSPINEQEEAVVGPAGMSNLPVLPVVPTAGAQPEAAEPLRSKPIKTESEPVPKKEGAISNETKLALKEALMKSARRQKIKDSASTGGPVDGGPSLPGGLGMGGCGLVGSGVIAAGTCDSRKPVTAQERQREREEKRKKRQERARERERRQKERERKEGKQGESLGGVLLSENDKNLLERWRKMMDNKAQRAKEEGIAKDAKKAAPNVHAPQPSMSASQEFLHLQGTLTNGIQLTKPTNVNFLTLQEKLAAPGNNSLSLAPVVSEVPVVRPLGVVSTALLPPAKEPQNVLHYFPQQPAAVFSASTSQQVAPESQTQSASKAAATNFPNSTIFSAGFGLQTIQSWTNTTGHSQNMIVPPPVPAQPPVDSFGMSLVSQGAPRPVPQLGQVGLTQFIGKATGPLPREGLRTDTGTAASNSFLSHPSKVPANASCLQQRVFAPALLPPVQPVGIQPTGMKSAAGCHPPQPPSQMQLSSPDTSNSNSPDIHTVTLQLSKSQVEDPLPPVFSITPKGSGAGYGVGFDLEEFLNQSFEMVSENRDSHSDSAPLSASLLADWLEVHRMNPDDMESLQQELQLGSPMILSDIPDLQDA; encoded by the exons ATGGAGAGTGACCTCCACCAAATCATTCATTCCAGCCAGCCACTAACTCTGGAACACGTTCGCTATTTCCTGTACCAGCTGTTACGGGGGCTCAAGTATATTCACTCGGCCAATGTAATCCACCGGGACCTGAAACCATCCAATTTATTAATCAATGAAAACTGTGAGCTGAAGATTGGGGACTTTGGCATGGCACGTGGTCTCTGCACCCATCCAGACGAGTATAAATATTTCATGACGGAATACGTGGCAACACGCTGGTACAGGGCACCTGAGCTCATGTTGTCACTGCACAAGTATACACAGGCTATTGACATGTGGTCCGTTGGCTGCATCTTTGCAGAGATGCTGGGTAGGAAGCAGCTGTTTCCTGGAAAGAACTATATCCACCAGCTTCAGCTGATCATGACTGTCCTTGGCACCCCATCCAACGAGGTGATTTTGTCCATTGGAGCGGACCGGGTACGTGCCTACATACAGAGCCTGCCATCTCGGCAGCCGATACCGTGGAGCGCTCTCTATCAGGGCGCTGATCAGTTAGCACTGGATTTGCTGTCTAAGATGCTGCGCTTTGACCCTAGGGAGCGTATAGCTGTGGTGGATGCTTTACGTCACCGCTTTCTGGCAAAATACCATGACCCTGATGATGAGCCCACCTGTGTGCCTGCGTTTGATTTCGACTTTGATAAGCAGGCACTCACTAAAGATCAGATCAAAGCTGCTAtcctggaggagatcagtgactTCCACCGGAAGCGGGAAGGAATCCGGCGGCAGATCAGCTTTAAGCCGATCCTCAGGCCAGCGCCTTCCAATGGGACTCCGGAAGATGTGGACCCTCTGGTGGCTGTCACATGCTCCAGTGACGTGGATATGCCTAGTGCCAACTCCGAAAATGGACAACCGGAGACTATTGATTTAACCTCCCCCATTAATGAGCAGGAGGAGGCAGTGGTGGGCCCTGCTGGCATGTCCAACCTCCCTGTTTTGCCCGTTGTGCCAACTGCTGGAGCTCAGCCGGAAGCAGCCGAACCTCTGAGAAGCAAGCCCATTAAGACAGAGTCTGAACCGGTCCCCAAAAAAGAGGGTGCCATTTCAAATGAAACCAAGCTTGCTCTTAAGGAGGCCCTGATGAAATCGGCTCGGAGACAGAAGATCAAAG ATTCAGCTTCCACTGGGGGCCCCGTAGATGGTGGGCCTAGTCTTCCTGGTGGTCTTGGAATGGGAGGCTGTGGACTGGTGGGAAGTGGAGTGATTGCAGCAGGGACGTGTGATTCCCGGAAGCCTGTAACTGCTCAGGAACGGCAGCGAGAGAGGGAAGAGAAGCGCAAGAAGCGGCAGGAGAGGGCAAGGGAACGTGAACGGCGACAAAAGGAGCGGGAGCGTAAAGAGGGCAAACAGGGGGAATCTCTTGGTGGGGTTCTACTCAGCGAGAATGACAAAAATCTGCTGGAGAGGTGGCGCAAGATGATGGACAACAAAGCGCAGAGAGCAAAGGAAGAAGGTATAGCCAAGGATGCCAAAAAAGCTGCACCCAATGTACATGCCCCACAACCCTCCATGTCAGCCAGTCAGGAGTTCCTCCATCTACAAGGCACCTTAACAAATGgaatccagttaaccaaaccaaCAAATGTCAATTTTCTTACCCTACAGGAAAAATTAGCTGCTCCAGGTAACAACAGTCTGAGCCTGGCACCAGTCGTTTCGGAGGTGCCTGTTGTTCGCCCACTCGGTGTAGTTTCAACAGCATTGCTACCGCCTGCCAAAGAGCCCCAGAATGTATTACACTACTTCCCCCAACAGCCAGCTGCAGTTTTTAGTGCCTCCACTAGCCAGCAGGTGGCGCCAGAAAGTCAAACACAGAGTGCCAGTAAAGCTGCTGCCACAAACTTTCCAAATAGTACCATATTCTCTGCTGGCTTTGGCCTCCAGACCATCCAGTCTTGGACTAATACCACTGGACACTCACAAAACATGATTGTGCCACCTCCTGTACCAGCACAACCCCCAGTTGACTCGTTTGGAATGTCCCTTGTGTCTCAGGGGGCTCCTAGGCCAGTGCCCCAGCTTGGACAGGTGGGTTTGACACAGTTTATTGGAAAAGCCACAGGCCCACTACCCAGGGAAGGCCTGAGAACAGACACTGGCACGGCTGCCTCTAACAGCTTCTTAAGCCACCCCTCCAAAGTGCCTGCTAATGCATCCTGTTTGCAACAGAGAGTCTTTGCTCCAGCTCTCCTGCCTCCCGTGCAGCCCGTTGGTATTCAGCCCACGGGGATGAAGTCTGCAGCGGGATGTCACCCACCCCAGCCTCCATCGCAAATGCAGCTTTCTTCGCCAGACacgtcaaactccaactcccctgATATTCACACCGTCACGCTACAGCTCTCCAAGTCACAG GTTGAGGATCCCTTGCCCCCTGTTTTCTCGATCACTCCCAAGGGCAGTGGGGCAGGCTACGGTGTGGGCTTTGATCTGGAGGAATTTCTCAATCAGTCCTTTGAAATGGTGTCAGAAAACCGAGACAG